In bacterium, the following proteins share a genomic window:
- a CDS encoding T9SS type A sorting domain-containing protein, translated as MIATIKCPRGRRMTAAVTPVVWLLLVVGLATPALAFKDIENPVVDSGYNPNGVFVLDGSFVMNVGEVQINITNWGLIGSTYSLTRPWSDAPSCQWPAGSGNEYLWGAGLWVGGVVLGERLVSSGGFGSELYPLDEVQYTIYEAVDGRIARLAGNPEASGRRAPLTAPDDDDDGETDEETLNGFDEDDDGDIDEDFAQIGNQMMVLTMYDNTRRAQEAFPDHTPMNLEIVQSSFQWENDLVDDFVGFDYKITNIGVTDVNKVYIGFFADSDIGPRGVSGTADDDLAGSWPEEHGSPGLVRGSDGNWAPVQVGYMYDASETELLDGYFGIVFLGHEIDAAGVRAPTRVGMRTFQSFAGNASFEQGGDPSNDDESYQLLSSVRDDWDNDTPTGKQSDFRFLVSAGPFSILPPGESLNFQVGMVMGTGLGSREGGQGLLANCAEAWLTYFGIWVNNWTTQQAVDGSTFDPGTGGRETMLCREDFADPSVFENFRPDYMDTSCVNAEWVLGQPGLTEADLFTIEVDGQTKTCAMFNMDNCFECARQLGNTCTPQDFIDGLWTCNDTEATSSAACTGVDGAETQINWLVGMAPPPPGLRLWPTDSRVHVFWDDKSEITPDIRLRKVDFESYRIWRADNWDRPFGSSILNGPESTLWQMVAEYDIVNTFITSRQVGNATVLDTLPLGGNTGLEGIRYVPRSLSDTRFEGLAEAMQAIVDADPRGLLRVRPSLRLSDGTVDPDYIGLIGWETYPDVLDTFFAVAEREEDPDNNVTAKHGTQYYEYVDRDVHNGFLYFYSVTATDHALAVPSSNPNDPVITLPVGQGLVGDPGSSFSNTVPGATAQTAAEREQFGVNIYVYPNPATRDALAEYQQLNPNGDDPTGVRVTFTNLPMARNTIKIYTVSGDLVQSIDHNGLNGTGHVSWNLMSRNGQEVVSGVYLYSVVSDDDQFEDFVGKFVVVR; from the coding sequence ACGCGGCCGTGGTCCGACGCGCCTTCGTGCCAGTGGCCCGCCGGTTCGGGCAACGAGTACCTCTGGGGTGCCGGCCTGTGGGTGGGCGGTGTCGTGCTGGGCGAGCGCCTGGTTTCGTCGGGCGGCTTCGGCAGCGAACTCTATCCCCTGGACGAGGTGCAGTACACGATCTACGAGGCGGTCGACGGACGCATTGCCCGCCTCGCCGGCAACCCTGAAGCCAGCGGCCGGCGCGCGCCCCTGACAGCGCCCGACGACGACGACGACGGCGAAACCGACGAGGAAACCCTCAACGGGTTCGACGAAGACGACGACGGCGACATCGACGAGGATTTTGCGCAGATCGGCAACCAGATGATGGTGCTGACGATGTACGACAACACGCGTCGGGCCCAGGAGGCGTTCCCGGACCATACGCCGATGAACCTGGAGATCGTGCAGTCGTCGTTCCAGTGGGAAAACGACCTGGTCGATGACTTCGTCGGGTTCGACTACAAGATCACCAACATCGGCGTGACCGACGTCAACAAGGTCTACATCGGCTTCTTTGCCGACAGCGACATCGGGCCGCGCGGCGTAAGCGGCACGGCGGACGATGATCTGGCCGGCTCCTGGCCCGAAGAGCACGGTTCGCCGGGCCTGGTGCGCGGTTCGGACGGCAACTGGGCCCCGGTGCAGGTCGGCTACATGTACGATGCGTCGGAGACCGAACTGCTGGACGGCTACTTCGGCATCGTGTTCCTGGGGCACGAGATCGACGCCGCGGGTGTGCGGGCGCCGACGCGCGTCGGCATGCGGACGTTCCAGTCCTTTGCCGGCAACGCCTCCTTCGAACAGGGCGGTGACCCCAGCAACGACGACGAGTCGTACCAGTTGCTGAGCTCGGTGCGCGACGACTGGGATAACGACACGCCCACCGGCAAGCAGTCGGACTTCCGGTTCCTGGTCTCGGCGGGCCCGTTCTCGATCCTGCCGCCGGGCGAGAGCCTGAACTTCCAGGTCGGCATGGTCATGGGCACGGGTCTCGGCAGCCGCGAGGGCGGCCAGGGACTGCTGGCCAACTGCGCCGAGGCCTGGCTGACCTATTTCGGGATCTGGGTGAACAACTGGACCACCCAGCAGGCCGTCGACGGCAGCACCTTCGACCCGGGAACCGGTGGTCGCGAGACCATGCTGTGCCGGGAAGACTTCGCCGATCCGTCGGTCTTCGAGAATTTCCGTCCCGACTACATGGACACATCGTGCGTGAATGCGGAGTGGGTGCTCGGCCAGCCGGGCCTGACCGAGGCCGACCTGTTCACCATCGAGGTGGACGGCCAGACCAAGACCTGCGCCATGTTCAACATGGACAACTGCTTCGAATGCGCGCGCCAGCTCGGCAATACGTGCACGCCGCAGGACTTCATCGACGGCCTGTGGACCTGCAACGACACCGAGGCGACCAGTTCGGCCGCCTGCACGGGCGTGGACGGCGCCGAGACGCAGATCAACTGGCTGGTGGGCATGGCGCCGCCGCCGCCCGGCCTGCGCCTGTGGCCGACCGACAGCCGCGTACATGTCTTCTGGGACGACAAGAGCGAGATCACGCCCGACATCCGTCTGCGCAAGGTAGACTTCGAGTCGTACCGCATCTGGCGCGCCGACAACTGGGACCGTCCGTTCGGGTCATCGATCCTGAACGGTCCTGAGTCGACGCTGTGGCAGATGGTGGCCGAATACGACATCGTCAATACCTTCATCACCTCGCGGCAGGTGGGCAACGCCACGGTGCTGGACACGCTGCCCCTGGGCGGCAACACCGGGCTCGAGGGTATCCGCTACGTGCCGCGCTCACTGAGCGACACGCGCTTCGAGGGCCTGGCCGAGGCCATGCAGGCCATCGTCGATGCGGATCCGCGCGGCCTGCTGCGCGTGCGTCCGTCGCTGCGCCTGAGCGACGGTACGGTCGATCCGGACTACATCGGCCTGATCGGCTGGGAGACGTACCCGGACGTGCTAGACACGTTCTTCGCCGTGGCCGAGCGCGAAGAGGATCCAGACAACAACGTCACGGCCAAGCACGGGACGCAGTACTACGAGTACGTCGACCGCGATGTGCACAACGGCTTCCTGTACTTCTATTCGGTGACGGCGACGGACCATGCGCTGGCGGTGCCCTCTTCCAATCCCAATGATCCGGTCATCACATTGCCGGTGGGGCAGGGACTCGTCGGCGATCCGGGGTCTTCGTTCAGCAATACCGTGCCCGGCGCCACGGCCCAGACGGCGGCCGAGCGCGAGCAGTTCGGCGTCAACATCTACGTCTACCCGAACCCCGCCACGCGTGACGCGCTGGCCGAGTACCAGCAGTTGAACCCGAACGGGGATGACCCGACGGGTGTGAGGGTGACGTTCACGAACCTGCCCATGGCGCGCAATACGATCAAGATCTACACGGTCAGCGGCGACCTGGTGCAGTCCATTGACCACAACGGCCTGAACGGAACCGGACACGTGAGTTGGAACCTGATGAGCCGGAACGGCCAGGAAGTCGTCAGTGGCGTGTATCTTTACTCGGTGGTATCCGACGATGACCAGTTCGAGGACTTCGTCGGCAAGTTCGTGGTGGTCAGGTAG